The window cgttgtccacattggtttagaaaaacctggtggtttagaggttcccgggtcattgttacaacttaaggacttcgggggttgacgatacatataaagttcatcggggttggaattagatttctctatttttatgccctttcccttattattttcttttgcctttttaaattcagttggggtaatttctataacatcatcggaattctcgtcggaatccgattcatcggagaattggtaatcctcccaatattttgcttctttggcggaaacaccattgaccataattaactttggtcggttggttgaggattttcttttacttaaccgttttattatttcccccaccggttctatttcttcatccggttccgattcttcttccggttccgattcttcttccggttccgactcttcttccggttcctcttcgggaacttgtgaatcagtccacaaattattccaatttacatttgactcttcattattattaggtgagtcaatgggacttgttctagaggtagacatctatcacataatatcaaacacgttaagagattaatatatcacataatattcatatgttaaaaatatatagtttccaacaaaaatgttaagcaatcatttttaaagaaaacacggtcgaagtccagactcactaatgcatcctaacaaactcgataagacacactaatgcaaattttctggttctctaagaccaacgctcggataccaactgaaatgtcccgttcttattgattaaaaacgttccatattaattgatttcgttgcgaggttttgacctctatatgagacgtttttcaaagactgcattcattttaaaacaaaccataacctttatttcatcaataaaggtttaaaaagctttacgtagattatcaaataatgataatctaaaatatcctgtttacacacgaccattacataatggtttacaatacaaatatgttacaacaaaataagtttcttgaatgcagtttttacacaatatcatacaagcatggactccaaatcttgtccttatttaagtatgcgacagcggaagctcttaataatcacctgagaataaacatgcttaaaacgtcaacaaaaatgttggtgagttataggtttaacctatatatatcaaatcgtaacaatagaccacaagatttcatatttcaatacacatcccatacatagagataaaaatcattcatatggtgaacacctggtaaccgacaataacaagatgcatatataagaatatccccatcattccgggacacccttcggatatgatataaatttcgaagtactaaagcatccggtactttggatggggtttgttaggcccaatagatctatctttaggattcgcgtcaattagggtgtctgttccctaattcttagattaccagacttaataaaaaggggcatattcgatttcgataattcaaccatagaatgtagtttcacgtacttgtgtctattttgtaaaacatttataaaacctgcatgtattctcatcccaaaaatattagattttaaaagtgggactataactcactttcacaaatttttacttcgtcgggaagtaagacttggccactggttgattcacgaacctataacaatatatacatatatatcaaagtatgttcaaaatatatttacaacacttttaatatattttgatgtattaagtttattaagtcagctgtcctcgttagtaacctacaactagttgtccacagttagatgtacagaaataaatcgataaatattatcttgaatcaatccacgacccagtgtatacgtatctcagtattgatcacaactcaaactatatatattttggaatcaacctcaaccctgtatagctaactccaacattcacatatagagtgtctatggttgttccgaaatatatatagatgtgtcgacatgataggtcgaaacattgtatacgtgtctatggtatctcaagattacataatatataatacaagttgattaagttatggttggaatagatttgttaccaattttcacgtagctaaaatgagaaaaattattcaatcttgttttacccataacttcttcattttaaatccgttttgagtgaatcaaattgctatggtttcatattgaactctattttatgaatctaaacaaaaaaattataggtttctagtcggaaaaataagttacaagtcgtttttgtaaaggtagtcatttcagtcgaaagaacgacgtctagttgaccattttagaaaacatacttccactttgagtttaaccataatttttggatatagtttcatgttcataataaaaatcattttctcagaataacaacttttaaatcaaagtttatcatagtttttaattaactaacccaaaacagcccgcggtgttactacgacggcgtaaatccggttttacggtgtttttcgtgtttccaggttttaaatcattaagttagcatatcatatagatatagaacatgtgtttagttgattttaaaagtcaagttagaaggattaacttttgtttgcgaacaagtttagaattaactaaactatgttctagtgattacaagtttaaaccttcgaataagatagctttatatgtatgaatcgaatgatgttatgaacatcattactaccttaagttccttggatgaacctactggaaaagagaaaaatggatctagcttcaatggatccttggatggctcaaagttcttgaagcaaaatcatgacacgaaaacaagttcaagtaagatcatcacttgaaataagattgttatagttatagaaattgaaccaaagtttggatatgattattaccttgtattagaatgataacctactgtaagaaacaaagatttcttgaggttggatgatcaccttacaagattggaagtgagctagcaaacttgaaagtattcttgattttatgaaactagaacttttggaatttatgaagaacacttagaacttgaagatagaacttgagagagttcaattagatgaagaaaattgaagaatgaaagtgtttgtaggtgtttttggtcgttggtgtatggattagatataaaggatatgtaatttttgttttcatgtaaataagtcatgaatgattactcatatttttgtaatcttatgagatatttcatgctagttgccaaatgatggttcccacatgtgttaggtgactcacatgggctgctaagagctgatcattggagtgtatataccaatagtacatacatctaaaagctgtgtattgtacgagtacgaatacgggtgcatacgagtagaattgttgatgaaactgaacgagaatgtaattgtaagcatttttgttaagtagaagtattttgataagtgtattgaagtctttcaaaagtgtataaatacatattaaaacactacatgtatatacattttaactgagtcgttaagtcatcgttagtcgttacatgtaagtgttgttttgaaacctttaggttaacgatcttgttaaatgttgttaacccaatgtttataataacaaaagagattttaaattattatattatcatgatattatgatgtacgaatatctcttaatatgatatatatacattaaatgtcgttacaacgataaacgttacatatatgtctcgtttcaaaatcattaagttagtagtcttgtttttacatatgtagttcattgttaatataattaatgatatgtttacttatcataatatcatgttaactatatatataaccatatatatgtcatcatatagtttttttacaagttttaacgttcgtgaatcaccggtcaacttgggtggtcaattgtctatatgaaacctatttcaattaatcaagtcttaacaagtttgattgcttaacatgttggaaacatttaatcatgtaaacatcaatctcaattaatatatgtaaacatggaaaagttcgggtcactacaatatgcggTTTCAAATGCCCATAATGCGTCATCAAGCTTAGTTGACCAAATTTAAGGTTTATTGCTAACCGTCTTCTCTAAAATCCTTTTCAAAGCAcgattggtgttttcaacttgaccactAGTTTGGGGATGCTAAGGGGTCGATAAACGATGGGCCACACCATATTTTTCCATTACTCTCTCCATAAGACTATTAGCAAAATGCGTACCGCGATCTGAGATTCACGCCTTTGGAACTCCAAACCTAGAAAACAAATTCTTTAAAAACTTAACAACTACCTTAGCGTCATTGGTTGGCAAGGCTTTGGCCTCGGCCTATTTCGAAACATAATCTACCGCAACCAAGATATAGAGACACTTATTCgaatttggaaatggacccatgaagtctagGCCCCATACAtcaaatatatcacatatttgaATGCCTGTTTGACGCATCTCATCCCTCTTTGAAATGGAACCGGACCGTTGACAAGAATCACAACGTTTCACTAACTCATATGCATCTTTGAATATCGTGGGCCAAAAGAAACCGGAATCGAACACCTTTGTAGCGGTGTGATTCGGCCCAAAATGCCCCCCGTTGGTCCACTATGACAACTTCTCAAAATATCCCAGGCTTCTTGCCCATATACACATTTCCGAATTACTTGATCTGCCCCAATGCGGAACAAGTGTgggtcatcccaaaaataataacgTAAATCGTTGAAAAACTTTTTCTTTTGTTGGTATGACAAAcctttttgtaaaacatttgaggcCAAGTAGTTTACAAAATCAGCAAACCATGGAACTTCATCGACTAGGTCAATCCTCATTAAATGTTCATCCGGGAAGGTATCCCGAATTTTGGACTCGTCTAAAGGTTGAAGCCCGGGGTTGTCTAGCCTTGACAAATGGTCAGGTGCTACATTCTCGGCTCCCTTTTTATCCCTTATTtttatatcaaactcttgtaataaaAGGACCCACCTAATCAAACGATGTTTTGAATCTTGTTTTTGAAAAAGGTATCGTAACACAGAGTGATCCGTGTATACGATTGTTTTGGAAAGTACAAGATAAGATCGAAACTTGTCGAAAGCGAACACTACCGCGAGAAGTTCTTTCTCGGTAGTAGTGTAGTTCAATTGGGCCCCGTTTAAGGTCTTACTCGCATAATAAATTGGTCTAAAGTGTTAGTCAACTCTTTGACCAAGCACCGCATCAAGCGCACAATTGCTCGCATCACACATTAATTCAAAGTCTTTATCCCACTCGAGAGAAACAAGAATTGGCGGGTTAATGAGCTTTTCTTTCAACAAGTTGAAAGCTTTGGTGCATTCTTCATCAAATAAGAAAGGTGGGTCTTTTTCTAACAATTTGGTCATTGGGCGAGCGATTTTCGTAAAATCCTTTATGAACCGCCTATAAAATTCCGCATGCCCAAGAAAGCTTCAGATTGCTTTCACATCTGATGGTTCCGGTAAGTCTTTTATCACACTAATTTTGGCTTTGTCTACCTCAAACCCCGCCctagaaattttatgacctaacacTACCCCCTcgttaaccatgaagtgacatttttcacaATTTAGAATTAAATTTGCATTTTTACAACGAGTCAACATTTTATCAAGATTTTTAAGGCATTGTTCGAAAGAGTCTCCGAACACCATATCCGAGAAAATAGCAAGCATGCATCGTTGGAAGGTTCCCGGAGCATTACATAGCCCAAAAGGCATCATTCGTTACGCAAATgtaccataaggacatgtaaaggtcgtCTTTTCTTGGTCTTCGGGGTCTATTGGGATTTGTAAGTATCCCGAAAACCCGTCAAGAAAGCAATAGAACTCTCTCCCGCTTAAACGCTCGATCATTTGATCGATGTAAGggaggggaaaatggtcttttcatgTAGCATCATTTAAACGTCTATAGTCTTTGCATACACGCCATCCCGTGATGGTTCGGGTCGGGACAAGCTCATTTTGGTCATTTAAGATCACCGTGgtcccaccctttttgggtaccacttggacGGAACTCATCCATGGTGAGTCGGATATCGGGTAAATAAGGCCCGCGTCAAGCAATTTGATCACTTCCTTTttcacaacctctttcatgtttcgGTTAAGTCTTCGTTGTCGTTGGACAACCAGTTTGAAGTTCTCTTCTATGAGAATCTTGTGTGTGCAATATGATAGATTGATCCCCGAGATGTACGTGGTTTTCCATTCTATGGACGAGTGATGGGACTTAAGTAATGAAACAAGTCGTGTCTTTTGGTCTTGGGTGAGTCTCGAAGAGATAATACCGGAAGTTGGTTTGCTTCCTTCTTATAAGCATGTTCAAAATGCTCGGGGAGCTCTTTGAGCTCAAGAGTGGGTGGTTCTTCCCATGAAGACTTAATACGAAATCTATCCTCTTTTAAAATTGTCTCAAAGGGTTCTTCCCGAGTAGTGTCACATTCGATTTCACTTTCATCAACATTAATGTTCATCAATTCCCTAAAGTCGACCTCTAAATCCACAATGTTATTATCACAAATTTGGTTGAACCCCGTGGTATCAACCCATAAAAGCTTTTCAAGCTCCTTATCTACACAAAAGTCAATGTGGTCAAGGGCATAACACTCATCATCATTGGTGTTGCTCGGTTGCTTCATAGCTTCCCGGATATTTATGGCAACATGCTCTTCACCAACTCCAATGTTGAGTTGATTGCATTGTACCAAGATGATGGTGTCGGCGGTCGTAAGAAATGGTCTTCCTAAGATGAGAGGGACTTGAATATCCTCCTTCTTCTCCATGATAACAAAATCAACCGGGAACACCAAGGTGTCAATGCTAACCAAGATGTCCTCGGCGATACCAATAGCGGTGTTAAATGAATGGTTGGCCAATCTTATCCTAATTCGAGTTGGTTTAAGAGGCCCAAGACCAAGTCTCTCGTAAAGCGAATGGGGCATTAATTTAATGCTTGCACCCAAATCGGCAAGTGCATTTAACACTTCCGACTCACCGAATTTACAAGGGAAAACAAATTTTCGGGATCACCTAACTTCTTAGGGATCCTTGGTCTTGATGCAAGAATCTTTTTGCATTCCTCTTCGATAAAGAAAGATGTTTCATCATGATATTTACCCCTTTGAGATATTAGCTCCTTTATAAACCGACCGTAGTTTGACATTCCTTTAAGCACATCCGTGATTGGCAAGTTAACCGAGACATTTTTCATCATATCTTGAAACTTTTTGTATTGCGCCGCCAACTTGTCCTTCCTTAAAGCCTTCGGATATGGCACCGGTCTTGTAGCCTTTAAAGACTCATCACCCCTTTTCTTACCCGATTCATCATTACCCATACCCTTGGTTGAGTTGACCTTTTCTTTACCCTTCTCCTTGCTAACCCCGATCTCTCCTTCTATAAAGCTTGGTAGTGGTTCTTGGGTGATAAAGGGTTGTGGATGGGAATCTTCAATCTCTTTAGTAGTTAAACCGCTTCGAGTGGTTATGGCATTGACATTTTCATTCCGATTTAGGTAATTAGGGTTTTGGTTGGTGCTTTCGATAGGAATAACTCTTGTGTTGTTGTTTTATTGATTTTGGTTTGGTTGTcggttattgttataattgttgttCGTGTTGACTTGTGTGTTGGATGGTAAGGTTCCTTGTGGTCTTTCGGCAACTTGCTTGGAAAGTCTCCCCACGGTGCTCTCAAGATTTTGAAATGAAGCTTGTTGATGCTTTAATTGTTGCTTCAAGAACTCATTCTCCTTCAACAAGAATGCT of the Rutidosis leptorrhynchoides isolate AG116_Rl617_1_P2 chromosome 5, CSIRO_AGI_Rlap_v1, whole genome shotgun sequence genome contains:
- the LOC139849861 gene encoding uncharacterized protein, which gives rise to MTKLLEKDPPFLFDEECTKAFNLLKEKLINPPILVSLEWDKDFELMCDASNCALDAVLDSKHRLIRWVLLLQEFDIKIRDKKGAENVAPDHLSRLDNPGLQPLDESKIRDTFPDEHLMRIDLVDEVPWFADFVNYLASNVLQKGLSYQQKKKFFNDLRYYFWDDPHLFRIGADQVIRKCVYGQEAWDILRSCHSGPTGGILGRITPLQRCSIPVSFGPRYSKMHMS